The following proteins come from a genomic window of Streptomyces sp. Sge12:
- a CDS encoding MarR family winged helix-turn-helix transcriptional regulator produces the protein MTRDDIEAEAPTLDQARQQVEHYGLEVDPQAVLVAVRLISAGARVGRAAEAHFARFGLSTGRYRLLADLEDHGGEKSPSRLAVDLGVSRATVTGLLDGLEREGLIARRPSAEDGRGTVAVLTARGAQRLRDMAPEHFGRLEAMVGGLSVEERAVFLDLLARVVRGSAALAAD, from the coding sequence ATGACGAGGGACGACATCGAGGCCGAGGCGCCCACGCTGGACCAGGCCAGGCAACAGGTCGAGCATTACGGCCTGGAGGTCGATCCGCAGGCGGTACTGGTCGCGGTGCGACTGATCTCGGCCGGTGCGAGGGTCGGCCGGGCGGCCGAGGCGCACTTCGCACGGTTCGGCCTGTCGACGGGGCGCTACCGCCTGCTCGCCGACCTGGAGGACCACGGCGGGGAGAAGTCCCCCTCGCGCCTCGCGGTCGACCTCGGCGTCTCCAGGGCCACGGTCACCGGCCTGCTGGACGGCCTCGAGCGCGAGGGCCTGATCGCCCGCCGCCCCTCCGCGGAGGACGGCCGGGGGACCGTGGCCGTCCTGACCGCGCGCGGGGCGCAGCGCCTGCGCGACATGGCGCCCGAGCACTTCGGACGGCTCGAGGCGATGGTGGGCGGGCTGTCCGTCGAGGAGCGCGCGGTGTTCCTGGATCTGCTCGCCCGCGTCGTGCGCGGCAGTGCGGCCCTCGCCGCGGACTGA
- a CDS encoding IucA/IucC family protein — translation MDRMESVDLNTVADAYAATPLLNCLLREAAEPAEGCDAGTGTDVRVHRLRGSGRLLRVRGGRRPVRPELRAADGWHPLSHTELVKLVSDELARFTGLPNDELPVEIADSRDAIAALLAARAAAEPPADPYLRSEQSLVMGHPHHPAPKARGGAPAGSWLPYAPEAYARFPLVLLGLREDQVAEEGGPAASDAIDSLADALDGPHAPAGYRLLPAHPWQLDLVADRPAVREAFADGRLLRLGETRRPVWPTASIRTLYAPDPAADLFVKFSLDVRITNDVRRLWRHDLLKLRRTDAAVEAGFAALRRTGSAAAWLADRGYRTAAFAFEQLAVLVRDGLHARTAPGSTPLLAAALAEGYPGSPPTGDTDPVRWWRAYLRQVVPPVLELFARHGIVLEAHLQNTVVAVDAAGLPVQALFRDAEGVKLLPDLPRADAWQRLVYCLVVNNLMEIAGALAGRHPEITRPLWQAAREEFERYDSTRGLPEIAGLLAAATVPGKTNLLLRWTRADGADARYLPLPNPLRD, via the coding sequence ATGGACCGAATGGAATCAGTGGACCTCAACACCGTCGCCGACGCGTACGCCGCCACCCCGCTCCTGAACTGCCTGCTCAGGGAGGCGGCCGAACCCGCCGAGGGGTGCGACGCGGGCACGGGGACAGATGTGCGCGTCCACCGGCTGCGCGGCAGCGGTCGGCTGCTCCGGGTGCGCGGCGGGCGCCGGCCCGTACGCCCCGAACTGCGCGCGGCGGACGGCTGGCACCCGCTCAGCCACACCGAACTGGTCAAACTCGTCTCCGACGAACTGGCCCGCTTCACGGGCCTTCCCAACGACGAGCTCCCCGTCGAGATCGCCGACAGCCGGGACGCGATCGCCGCGCTGCTGGCCGCCCGGGCCGCCGCCGAGCCCCCGGCGGACCCGTACCTCCGCTCCGAACAGTCCCTGGTGATGGGCCACCCGCACCACCCCGCACCCAAGGCCCGGGGCGGAGCCCCGGCCGGGAGCTGGCTGCCGTACGCGCCCGAGGCGTACGCCCGGTTTCCCCTGGTCCTGCTGGGGCTGCGCGAGGACCAGGTCGCCGAGGAGGGCGGTCCGGCCGCCTCGGACGCGATCGACTCGCTCGCCGACGCCCTCGACGGGCCGCACGCTCCCGCCGGATACCGGCTGCTGCCCGCCCACCCCTGGCAGCTCGACCTGGTCGCCGACCGGCCCGCGGTGCGCGAGGCCTTCGCGGACGGGCGGCTGCTGCGACTGGGTGAGACCCGGCGGCCGGTCTGGCCGACCGCCTCGATCCGGACCCTGTACGCACCGGACCCGGCGGCCGACCTCTTCGTGAAGTTCAGCCTCGACGTCCGGATCACCAACGACGTGCGCCGGCTGTGGCGCCACGACCTGCTGAAGCTGCGCCGCACCGACGCGGCCGTCGAGGCCGGTTTCGCCGCCCTGCGCCGGACCGGCTCGGCGGCGGCCTGGCTGGCCGACCGCGGCTACCGCACCGCGGCCTTCGCCTTCGAGCAACTCGCCGTCCTGGTCCGCGACGGCCTGCACGCCCGGACCGCGCCCGGGTCCACGCCCCTGCTGGCCGCCGCGCTCGCCGAGGGGTACCCCGGCAGCCCGCCCACCGGGGACACCGACCCGGTCCGGTGGTGGCGGGCGTACCTGCGGCAGGTGGTGCCCCCGGTGCTGGAACTGTTCGCCCGGCACGGCATCGTGCTCGAGGCCCACCTCCAGAACACCGTGGTCGCCGTCGATGCGGCCGGCCTGCCGGTGCAGGCCCTCTTCCGGGACGCGGAGGGGGTCAAACTGCTGCCGGACCTGCCGCGGGCCGATGCCTGGCAGCGCCTGGTCTACTGCCTGGTCGTCAACAACCTGATGGAGATCGCCGGGGCGCTGGCCGGACGGCATCCCGAGATCACGCGGCCCCTGTGGCAGGCCGCACGGGAGGAGTTCGAGCGCTACGACAGCACCCGCGGGCTCCCCGAGATCGCCGGGCTGCTCGCCGCCGCGACCGTGCCGGGCAAGACCAACCTGCTGCTGCGCTGGACGCGCGCGGACGGGGCGGACGCCCGCTACCTCCCGCTGCCGAACCCGCTGCGCGACTAG
- a CDS encoding SDR family oxidoreductase — protein sequence MIVVMGASGATGNALLHSLATSGAPVRALTRTPHRPIPLTTGTHRPPVEVQYADASDPQSLRTAFKGADRLFLAMANSPAQVELETRAIDIAAQSGIGHIVKISAPAAEPDSPVAVSRGHHAIEEHLRASGLTHTVLRPYAFMQNLLRLAPAVARGVILGTTGDAPLNHIDCRDIGDVAAAALTGPDTAGGTYRLTGPEAVSYPELAARLTTLTGHRIRYVHLTPDELRADLIHQARMPGWLADHVTEIQQLAVTRPETPTTAVGDILGRPPRTLDAFLHEHLDHFRGREERA from the coding sequence ATGATCGTTGTCATGGGAGCGTCCGGAGCGACCGGGAACGCCCTGCTCCACAGCCTCGCCACCTCCGGCGCACCCGTTCGCGCACTGACCCGCACCCCGCACAGGCCGATCCCCCTCACGACCGGCACACACCGGCCGCCCGTCGAGGTCCAGTACGCCGACGCCTCCGACCCCCAGTCCCTGCGCACCGCCTTCAAGGGCGCCGACCGGCTCTTCCTCGCCATGGCCAACAGCCCCGCACAGGTCGAACTCGAAACCCGCGCCATCGACATCGCCGCGCAGTCCGGCATCGGACACATCGTCAAGATCTCCGCACCGGCCGCCGAGCCCGACTCCCCGGTCGCCGTCTCCCGCGGCCACCACGCCATCGAGGAACACCTGCGCGCCAGCGGCCTCACCCACACCGTCCTGCGCCCCTACGCCTTCATGCAGAACCTGCTGCGCCTGGCTCCCGCGGTCGCCCGGGGCGTCATCCTCGGCACCACGGGCGACGCGCCCCTCAACCACATCGACTGCCGCGACATCGGCGACGTCGCAGCCGCCGCCCTCACCGGGCCGGACACGGCCGGCGGCACCTACAGGCTGACCGGTCCCGAAGCCGTCTCGTACCCCGAACTGGCCGCACGACTGACCACCTTGACCGGCCATCGGATCCGCTACGTCCACCTCACCCCGGACGAACTGCGCGCCGACCTCATCCACCAGGCCCGCATGCCCGGCTGGCTCGCCGACCACGTGACGGAGATCCAGCAACTCGCCGTCACCCGGCCCGAAACCCCCACCACGGCCGTCGGCGACATCCTCGGCCGCCCGCCCCGCACCCTCGACGCCTTCCTCCACGAGCACCTCGACCACTTCCGCGGCCGGGAAGAGAGGGCCTAG
- a CDS encoding class I SAM-dependent methyltransferase yields MTETSYLSSVRASYDAVAVDYARLVSAELASKPLDRAMLAAFAEYVRDDAGGGGRAVADLGCGPGRVTAHLDGLGVRAFGVDLSPAMVAVARRTYPGLRFEVGSMAALDVADGVLGGVLAWYSTVHTPPSELPSLFAEFARVLAPGGHLLIAFEAGGTGVAPDGAGGRSRLDRAYGHPVDLDVYRTPPGLIADLLTGAGLTEVARLVREATADESTQQGFLLARKAAEPAGRAGTR; encoded by the coding sequence ATGACAGAGACCTCGTACCTGAGCTCCGTACGGGCGTCCTACGACGCCGTCGCCGTCGACTACGCGCGGCTGGTCAGTGCCGAACTGGCCTCAAAGCCGCTGGACCGGGCCATGCTGGCCGCCTTCGCCGAGTACGTGCGCGACGACGCGGGCGGCGGGGGCCGGGCGGTGGCCGACCTGGGCTGCGGCCCGGGCCGGGTGACGGCGCATCTGGACGGGCTGGGTGTACGGGCCTTCGGCGTCGACCTGTCCCCGGCGATGGTGGCGGTGGCCCGGCGGACCTATCCGGGGCTGCGGTTCGAGGTGGGCTCGATGGCCGCCCTGGACGTGGCCGACGGGGTCCTCGGCGGGGTGCTGGCCTGGTACTCCACCGTGCACACGCCGCCCTCCGAGCTGCCGTCGCTGTTCGCCGAGTTCGCCCGGGTCCTGGCGCCGGGCGGCCATCTGCTGATCGCGTTCGAGGCGGGTGGCACGGGGGTCGCCCCGGACGGGGCCGGGGGGCGGAGCCGGCTGGACCGGGCGTACGGGCATCCGGTCGACCTCGACGTGTACCGGACGCCGCCCGGGCTGATCGCCGACCTGCTGACCGGGGCCGGACTGACCGAGGTGGCCCGGCTGGTCCGGGAGGCGACCGCCGACGAGAGCACGCAGCAGGGCTTCCTGCTGGCCCGCAAGGCGGCGGAGCCGGCCGGGCGGGCCGGGACCCGGTAG
- a CDS encoding quaternary amine ABC transporter ATP-binding protein, producing the protein MSTLQAEHVYKVFGRRPADSAAAVRALQNGAGRDELRADGTTAAVIDASFDVQPGQIFVVMGLSGSGKSTLLRMLNGLLEPTSGRILFGGQDLTGLSASELRHVRSTKISMVFQHFALFPHRNVLENAGYGLEVQGVPRPERERRAAEALALCGLEGWEKSWPDELSGGMQQRVGLARALATDADLLLMDESFSALDPLIRRDMQDQLLELQKRLKKTIVFITHDLNEAMRLGDGIAVMRDGRIVQQGTAEDILTRPADDYVASFIQDVDRSRVLTADAVMDDPEPAADACDCPTVTAQTPLADLCAVSARVPHAVAVTDEDGSVIGSVPQDRLIAFIGDEQRPPMYCAEVAA; encoded by the coding sequence GTGTCCACGCTCCAGGCCGAGCACGTCTACAAGGTGTTCGGGAGGCGCCCCGCCGACAGCGCAGCCGCCGTCCGCGCGCTCCAGAACGGCGCAGGCCGCGACGAGTTGCGCGCCGACGGGACCACTGCTGCCGTGATCGACGCCTCCTTCGACGTGCAGCCCGGCCAGATCTTCGTGGTCATGGGCCTCTCGGGATCGGGCAAGTCCACTCTGCTGCGCATGCTGAACGGCCTCCTCGAACCCACCTCGGGCCGCATCCTCTTCGGTGGCCAGGACCTCACCGGGCTGAGCGCGAGCGAGCTGCGCCACGTACGGTCCACCAAGATCTCCATGGTCTTCCAGCACTTCGCCCTGTTCCCGCACCGCAACGTGCTGGAGAACGCCGGCTACGGACTCGAGGTACAGGGCGTGCCGCGCCCCGAGCGCGAGCGGCGCGCCGCCGAGGCCCTGGCCCTGTGCGGGCTCGAAGGCTGGGAGAAGTCCTGGCCCGACGAGCTCTCCGGCGGCATGCAGCAGCGGGTCGGCCTCGCCCGGGCGCTGGCCACCGACGCCGACCTCCTGCTGATGGACGAGTCCTTCAGCGCGCTGGACCCGCTGATCCGCCGCGACATGCAGGACCAGCTGCTGGAGCTCCAGAAGCGCCTGAAGAAGACCATCGTCTTCATCACCCACGACCTCAACGAGGCCATGCGCCTCGGCGACGGCATCGCCGTCATGCGCGACGGCCGCATCGTCCAGCAGGGCACCGCCGAGGACATCCTCACCCGCCCCGCCGACGACTACGTCGCCTCCTTCATCCAGGACGTGGACCGCTCCCGGGTCCTGACGGCCGACGCCGTCATGGACGATCCGGAGCCGGCCGCCGATGCCTGCGACTGCCCCACCGTCACCGCGCAGACCCCGCTCGCCGACCTGTGCGCCGTCAGCGCCCGCGTCCCGCACGCGGTCGCCGTCACCGACGAGGACGGCTCCGTCATCGGCTCCGTGCCCCAGGACCGGCTCATCGCCTTCATCGGCGACGAACAACGGCCCCCGATGTACTGCGCGGAGGTGGCCGCCTGA
- a CDS encoding GntR family transcriptional regulator, whose protein sequence is MPSPSRGGGQAAMPKYQRIAAALRRDLDRAAHTPGGRLPSERSLAARYQVNRQTIRAALQYLREDGLVVTGRRGTRPAVPAVPAVPALPAAMPSAAAAATRGWVAFVTVPPSLAALLGMAGGDRTLVHHHRERGPAGETLRDAVTYFGPGVVARSPELAALRNRTASAGEQDLAPLHRWLDRAAAGGRVAETLTMTRVTHPQATAPTCGLTVRRTLHDSSGRLLAVTDLAFPTWDRLTFHRDRRDHATTGFRIT, encoded by the coding sequence ATGCCCTCCCCTTCGCGGGGCGGCGGCCAGGCCGCCATGCCCAAGTATCAGCGGATCGCCGCAGCGCTGCGCCGCGATCTCGACCGCGCCGCACACACCCCCGGCGGCAGGCTGCCGTCCGAACGCAGCCTCGCCGCCCGCTACCAGGTCAACCGGCAGACCATCAGGGCGGCGCTCCAGTACCTGCGCGAGGACGGCCTCGTCGTCACCGGGCGCCGCGGCACCCGCCCGGCCGTGCCGGCGGTCCCCGCCGTCCCCGCGCTCCCGGCCGCGATGCCCTCCGCCGCTGCCGCGGCGACCCGCGGCTGGGTCGCCTTCGTCACCGTGCCGCCCTCGCTCGCCGCCCTCCTCGGCATGGCCGGCGGAGACCGCACCCTGGTCCATCACCACCGCGAACGCGGCCCGGCCGGCGAGACCCTCCGCGATGCCGTCACCTACTTCGGCCCCGGGGTCGTCGCGCGCAGTCCCGAGCTGGCGGCCCTGCGCAACCGGACCGCGAGTGCCGGCGAGCAGGACCTGGCCCCCCTGCACCGCTGGCTCGACCGGGCCGCCGCGGGCGGCAGGGTCGCCGAGACCCTCACCATGACCCGCGTCACCCACCCGCAGGCCACCGCCCCCACCTGCGGCCTCACCGTGCGCCGCACCCTGCACGACAGCTCCGGCCGCCTGCTCGCCGTCACCGACCTGGCCTTCCCCACCTGGGACCGCCTCACCTTCCACCGGGACCGCCGCGACCACGCGACCACCGGCTTCCGCATCACGTAG
- a CDS encoding IucA/IucC family protein — protein sequence MHLPPSPAEEAVAGELADVRPSLGPSYAAAQAGARAAVLTRLWRALAFEPLPWVVGRERAPDGLALLLAGGARLEGPLPDPYATGPYVSELLLDGRPHRQAARLVRALGVPHGEQFAAELDACTASLALSRAGQPPAAGDPAPRTTWEWEQRVVDGHPYHPNCRSRPGFSVAEQLSYAPEHRPVVKLGLVAVPAEECLVTGDWPAELRDAGRILVPVHPWQAAHVLGHERVRPGFAAHPLMALRTLAPADGGAHVKTALSARLTSSVRDISVYSIETAAAVSAFAQGLTERLDGRLHITRTLGATTAHSPDLAAVLREPPEAYADAAAGERVLPVASLTSFAPARSAAWRAEFARLALSVCMRVLDLGVALEAHGQNLLVVLSPTGAPLRLVYRDLADIRISPARLARHGLPVPPLSGRLVTDDVTVLRRKLFGSLLTGALGATAGSAGAFAEALAEAAHLPTGPDTEALLTGPLPTKALTLMRLSPGVPGDQWAELPNPLAGG from the coding sequence ATGCATCTTCCCCCCTCCCCGGCCGAAGAGGCCGTCGCCGGCGAACTGGCCGATGTGCGACCGTCGCTCGGACCCTCGTACGCGGCCGCGCAGGCCGGCGCCCGGGCGGCCGTGCTGACCCGGCTCTGGCGGGCCCTGGCCTTCGAACCGCTGCCCTGGGTCGTGGGACGCGAGCGGGCGCCGGACGGACTCGCGCTGCTGCTGGCCGGGGGCGCCCGGCTGGAGGGCCCGCTCCCCGATCCGTACGCGACCGGGCCCTACGTGAGCGAGCTGCTGCTCGACGGCCGGCCCCACCGGCAGGCCGCACGCCTGGTGCGGGCGCTCGGGGTGCCGCACGGGGAGCAGTTCGCCGCCGAGCTCGACGCCTGTACGGCCTCCCTCGCGCTCTCCCGGGCCGGGCAGCCGCCCGCCGCCGGCGATCCCGCCCCGCGCACCACCTGGGAGTGGGAGCAGCGCGTGGTCGACGGGCATCCCTACCACCCGAACTGCCGTTCCCGGCCCGGTTTCTCGGTGGCCGAGCAGCTGTCCTACGCTCCCGAGCACCGGCCGGTGGTGAAGCTCGGGCTGGTCGCCGTACCGGCCGAGGAGTGCCTGGTCACCGGCGACTGGCCGGCGGAGCTGCGGGACGCGGGACGGATCCTGGTGCCCGTGCACCCGTGGCAGGCGGCGCACGTCCTGGGGCACGAGCGGGTGCGCCCCGGCTTCGCGGCGCACCCGCTGATGGCCCTGCGCACCCTCGCCCCGGCCGACGGCGGGGCGCACGTGAAGACGGCGCTGAGCGCCCGGCTGACCTCGTCCGTGCGGGACATCTCCGTCTACTCCATCGAGACGGCGGCGGCGGTCTCCGCCTTCGCCCAGGGACTGACCGAGCGGCTCGACGGCCGGCTGCACATCACGCGCACGCTGGGTGCCACGACCGCGCACAGCCCGGACCTGGCGGCCGTGCTGCGCGAGCCGCCCGAGGCGTACGCGGACGCCGCCGCCGGTGAACGGGTGCTCCCGGTGGCCTCCCTGACCTCCTTCGCCCCGGCCCGATCGGCCGCGTGGCGGGCCGAGTTCGCCCGGCTCGCGCTTTCGGTGTGCATGCGGGTACTGGACCTCGGCGTGGCCCTGGAGGCCCACGGCCAGAACCTCCTCGTCGTCCTCTCCCCCACCGGCGCCCCGCTGCGGCTGGTCTACCGCGACCTCGCCGACATCCGGATCAGCCCGGCCCGGCTGGCCCGGCACGGCCTGCCGGTGCCGCCCCTGTCGGGCAGGCTGGTCACCGACGACGTGACGGTCCTGCGGCGCAAGCTGTTCGGGTCCCTGCTGACGGGAGCCCTCGGCGCCACGGCGGGCTCGGCCGGGGCCTTCGCCGAGGCCCTCGCCGAGGCGGCCCACCTGCCAACCGGCCCGGACACCGAGGCGCTGCTGACCGGGCCGCTGCCCACCAAGGCGCTCACCCTGATGCGGCTGAGCCCCGGTGTGCCGGGCGACCAATGGGCGGAACTGCCCAATCCGCTGGCCGGGGGGTGA